A segment of the Buchnera aphidicola (Mindarus abietinus) genome:
TACATTATTTGAATTATTTGAAAAAAAATTATCTATGTATCAAGGACAATTACAAAGAGCAGCCATTGAACTTGCTAAGGATTGGAGAACCGATCGAATTCTAAGAAAATTAGAAGCGTTACTTGCAGTTGCAAATGAAGAATGTTCATTAATTATTAGTGGAAATGGAGATGTTATTCAACCTGAAGATGACTTAATTGCAATTGGTTCTGGAGGGCCTTATGCTCAAGCAGCAGCTAAAGCCTTAATAGAAAATACTAGTCTTAACGCGGAAGAAATTGTTAGAAAATCATTAAATATTGCTGCTAATATATGCATTTATACTAATCATACTTTCACCATAAAAACTTTACATTCAAAAAAAGTAGGATCCTCTATATGTCAGAAATGACTCCACTAGAAATTGTTCTAGAATTAAACAAATTTATTATTGGGCAAAAAAAAGCAAAACGAGCCGTAGCTATCGCTCTTCGAAACCGATGGAGAAGAATGCAATTAAATCATGAATTACGTCATGAGATCACTCCAAAAAATATTTTAATGATAGGGCCTACTGGTGTAGGAAAAACTGAAATTGCTAGAAGATTAGCTAAATTAGCTAATGCACCTTTTATAAAAGTAGAGGCAACAAAATTTACTGAAGTCGGTTACGTTGGAAAAGAAGTTGATTCCATTATCCGTGACTTAACCGATACTGCTATTAAATTAATTAAAACAAAAGTTATTGAAATTAATAAAGAAAAAGTAAAAGAAAGAGCTGAAGCAAGAATTTTAGAAGTATTAGTTCCAACACCCAAAAGCAATTGGGAAAAACCAGGAGATACTCTTCGACCTACAGCTACAATTGAACTTTTTAGGAAAAGACTTCAAGAAGGAAAATTAGATGAAAAAGAAATAGAAATTAATATTTCAAATACTCCTATTGGAGTTGAAATTATGGCACCACCTGGAATGGAAGAGTTAACTAGTCAACTACAATCTCTCTTTCATAATATTAGTGGAAAAAAAATAAGTACTAAAAAATTAAAAATCAAAGATGCTCTCAAATTACTAACAGAAGAAGAAGCTACAAAATTAGTTAACCCAGAAGAAATCAAAAAAGAAGCTATTAATTCAGTAGAACAAAATGGGATTGTTTTTATTGATGAAATAGATAAAATTTGCAAACGAAATAATGCAGCTGGTTTGGATATTTCTAGAGAAGGAGTCCAAAGAGATTTATTACCGTTAGTTGAAGGATGTACAGTGTCAACTAAATATGGAATGGTTAAAACTGACCATATTTTATTTATAGCTTCTGGCGCTTTTCAAACATGTACCCCTTCGGATCTTATTCCAGAATTACAAGGTCGTTTGCCAATTCGAGTAGAGCTAAACGCTTTAACTATAGATGATTTTGAAAATATCTTAACAAAACCTAAAGCATCTATTACTATGCAATACACTGCTTTAATGAAGACAGAAGGTGTAAACGTAACTTTTACTAAAGAAGGGATTAAAAAAATAGCAGAAGCTGCATGGAAGGTTAATGAATCTATGGAGAACATTGGAGCTCGTAGATTACATACTGTTATGGAACGATTAATGGAAGAAATTTCTTTTTTTGCCAATGAAAAGAATGGAGAATCAATTATTATCGACGTTAATTACGTTAGTAAACATCTAGATAAACTGATAGGAAATGAAGATCTTAGTAGATTTATTTTATAAAAAATTAAAAAAATAATTTTTATTAATTTATTTAATTAAAAATAAAATTTTATATTTTTTATATAAATCCATCTTTTTTATTCAATTAAGATGGATTTTTTAATAAAATCTAAATAAAAATTATTCTTTATTTTTCATATCTATTGATATTCTTTTTATTTGATACTTTTTATAAAAAAACTAATTTATATGTTATAATTAAACTGTTAAAAACATTAAAAAAATTTATTTTTTTAAAAAAAAAATAATAAAAAAATTTTCATATTATTTTAGGCAAATCAAATGACAGAATGGATCAAAGCAAAAATTTTAAAAATAAAAAAATGGAATCATAATTTATTTAGCATAATACTAAAAGCTTCTATATCTCCATTTATACCTGGACAATATACTAAACTACTTTTAAATAAAGACGATCGAATTCAACGTGCTTATTCTTATGTAAACTCTTCAAGTAATTCTAATCTAGAGTTTTATATTGTTTTAGTACCAAACGGAAAAATGACATCTTTCTTGTATAATTTAAAAGTTAATGAAGAAATTAGTATTTCAAAAAAATCTTTTGGTTTTTTTACTACAAGAGAAATTCCTAAAAAAGATATCCTTTGGATGTTTGCAACTGGTACAGCAATTGGACCTTATTTGTCCATACTACAAGAAAAAAAAGAAGTATTTCAATTTAAAAAAATTGTTTTAATTTATGCTGTTCGCTACTATGAAGATTTAAATTACCTATATTTAATAAAAAAAATTCAAAGAAAATATGAAAATAAATTTCATTTTATTTCAATTACAAGCCGAAAAAAAAACACTAATTCATTATTTGGTAGAATCCCTCAATTAATAGAAAATAAATTAATAGAAAAAAGAATAGGATTAAATATTACAAAAGAAACTTCTCATATAATGTTATGTGGAAATCCGGAAATGGTTAAAGAAACTATTCTTTTACTTCAAAAAACAAGAAATATGAAAAAACATTTAAGAAGAAAACCAGGAGAAATTACTTCAGAAAATTATTGGTAATTATACATATATTAAAAAAAAATTTTAAAATTTACTTACTTATTTAAATCAAATGCAATAACATCTTGAATTTTTTTTTGTTTTAATGCTAACATAATTAATCTATCAATTCCCAGAGCCATTCCTGAACATTTAGGAAATTTTCCTTTTTCTAAAGCATTCAAAAAATCTAAATCTAGAATAGACTTTGGTAAACCTAACTCTATTCTTTTTTTATTATCTATTTGAAATCTTTTTTTTTGTTCTTTCGCATCAGTTAACTCATAAAAACCGTTTCCTAACTCTATTCCTTTAAAAAAGAATTCAAATCTATCTGCTACTCTATTATCATTAATATTAATTGCGGATAAAGCAGCTTGAGCACGAGGAAAATGATAAATGCAAATTGGGTATTTTTTTCCTATTTTTGGTTCTATCCTTTTCATAAACAATATTTCTAATAAATTATTAATGTTTTTTGTTAAAATAATTAAATTAGTAATACCTAATTTTTTAGCTATATTTTTTAATGTTTTTATTGAAACCGAAAGAGGATCTATTTTAAAGTATTTTAAAAATATATTTTGATAAGAAATAACATCTACTTTTTTACATTTAAAAATTAACTTTAATAATTTTATAACTTCTAAAATTAAATCATGCATTAGATATCCTGGTTGATACCATTCAAGCATTGTAAACTCAGGATTATGAAAATTTCCTATTTCTTCATTTCTAAAACTATGACTAATTTGATAAATAGGTCCACTACCAGCAGCTAATAATCTTTTCATATAGTATTCTGGACTAGTGCTTAACCATAAGTCGTATTTCTTTTCCTTATTAGGTAAAAAATAAGTAGAAACAAATTGAGAAAGATTAGGATCTGTAACAGGATATTTATTTAAAATAGGTGTTTCTACTTCTAAAACAGATAATTTTGAAAAAAAATTTCGAATTTTAGAAATAATCAAAGATCGTTTTATTAAAATATCAATTGAAGTATTTGGGAACCATTGAATTTTCTTTTTCATAATTATTAAATAAAAACACCTTTTTGTATATTAAAAAAATTTTATAAAAATATAGACCTAAAATATACAGAACATAATAAAAATTATGTTCTGTACGTATTTATTGTAAATAAATTATTTTTAAATTAAATAAAAATTTATTTCATAAAAAATAAGTATTTTATTGTTGGATTTTCGTAAGGAGAAATTGTTAAAAATGCACGAACTCCATAAGAAGTATAATCCTTATCAGAAGTTTCAGAATCTTTTAATTTTACTTGGGATATACTCGTTGCTAATAAAGTATACTTTCCATCTCCTAAACTATTAAGTTTATAACTTAACTTGCTAGAAGTAGGTAAAAATTTAGAAAAATCTGATTCTAATGTTTGTAAATCATCAAGAGATTTTTTAAAAACAGAAGGTTGTACATAACTAGATATTAATTGTCTATCTGAAAGATTAGGTACTTTCTTTTTAAGATTATTTAATAGCTCTTCAGGAGAATTTCCATTAATTTCTTTTCCATCCACAGTTATTGATACATTCTTATCAAGATTTTTTACAAAATTATTATTTAATTGAGTTGTATTCTTTAAATGAATAAATGATTTTTGAAAAGGATTGCTAGGAAAAGGATCTTTTTTTGATGGAATTTCTTTAGATAAACTTTGCCAAATAGGATTATCGAAATCTTCATCTTGCATATTTGTTACATCAAACTCATCATTTTCATCAATAAAAAAACTAAAACCTTGAGGAAAAATATTTGTATTTTTTGGAAAGTATGTTATTTGACTAACATTCGTACCTGAGTTACTAAATTTATCTTGGCGTATTTCATTAATTTCTTTAGAAAATTTTAAGTCAGAATTTAAAATTTTTTTATCTGAAGCGGGCGTAATATTTTTACTTTGGTTAATATCGAAAAGGTTTGTTTTATTAATAACCATTATAGATGACATAGTTTTTACATCCTTTCTTTACTTTCGATTAATTCTCTTTTACTCGCATTTTTTTTCTTAGTCAAGATCTCAATAACAGATATTTTAAATAATTTTAAATTTATATATTTTATTTTAAATATTTCTCAAAAAGAATATTTTTTTTAGTTTTTACTAGGAAATAAACAATATTTATGTTATAAATAAAGTTCATTTATCTAAAATTTTTTAATAACTAAAAATATGGTCTATATAGAAAATAATTCTAATGAAAAATGTTTAAAATTTATAAAAGAAAAATGGAAATTAAAACATAATCCTGCATCTTTAATAAAATTAATAATTAATCCTTTAAGAATAGAACTAAAACATAGATATTTTTCTAATTTAGGGACTATATGTGTAGATTTTAATAAGAAGAGTATTTCTTATAGAGCTAATTTAGCCACAAGAAATAGTGAGGCCATAGCAAAAGCAGTAGGTCTTAAAAAAAATTATTTTCCTTTTATAATAGATGCTACTGCTGGATTGGGACAAGATGCATTTATACTCTCTAAATTAGGGTGTAAAGTTCATATGTTTGAGCGAAATCCAATAGTTGCATTATTATTGTTCGACGGATTAAAAAGGGCTTACAATAATTTAAAATTTGGATCATGGTTAAAAAAAAGATTATTTTTTTCTTATAGTTCTAGTTTTAGAATGAAAAAAATTTTATTAAAACGTCCAGATGTTATTTATTTAGATCCTATGTTTGCTATAAAAAAAAAAGCTTTATCTAAAAAAGAAATGAACCTATTAAAATTTTTTGTAGGAAAAGATTCAGATGCTATAGATTTATTAAACTTTTCATTTTCTTATGCAAAACATAGAATTGTAATAAAACGACCTCGTTCACTGCCACCTTTTTTTTCTAAAAAAGTTATTAATTCTATAATTACTAATAAATATCGATTTGATATTTATCCTCCTCAAAAAAGTATTTAAAAACTTAAAAAAATTCTTACAAATAAATTCATTTTCTTTAAATATTTAATTTTTTAAAATTTATTTATAAATATTCTACAATAATATATTTTCAAAAAATTTATTTTTTATAATTTTAATACTTTTTTAACTTAAAAGACAAATATATGCCTATAAGTAATAAGTTTAAGACAAATATAGAGACACCTATCCAACATCCAAATAACCAGAATAATCCTCCTATTGTTCCTAAAATACTTGCTCCAAAATAATAACTAATCAAATACATTGAAGATGCTTGTCCCTTAGCTTCTTTGACACGATATCCTATTGAACTACTTGCTATCGAATGTGCAGAAAAAAAACTACCTGAAAATAGGGTTAATCCTAAAAAAATACTTAAATAATTATTAAATTGAGTAACAATTAATCCTATTATCATAATAAAGAAAGAAAAAATTAATATTGTACTTCGATTATATCGATTTATTAAAGTACCTGCTTTTGGGGAAGTATAGACTCCTGTCAAGTAAACTACTGAAAGTAAACTAATTAAATTAGGATCTAGAAAAAACGGAGATACCATCAATCGATAACCTATATAGTTAAACAATGTTATAAAACTTCCCATCAAAATAAATCCGATTATAAATAAAATTATTAAAGCTCTATCTTTTAGATGAAATAAAAAGCTATTTATAAAAGATATATAATTTAACGAAACTGATTTAAAATTTTTTGATTTAGGTAGCATTAAAAGAAAAATTATTGTTGAAATTAAAGAAAAAAAACCAATAATTAAAAATACTATTCTCCAAGAAAAGTAATTTCCTATTATTGCACTTAAAAATCTACCAATAAAACCTCCAAAAGTATTTCCACTGATATATAATCCTATAGAAAAAGATAAATCATTTGGATAGATTTCCTCACTAAGATAACTCATACCTACCGCTGTAACACCACTTAAAGCTAATCCTATCAACAATCGCATAATGATTATTTCATGCCAATTATTTACTGCGGAGCATAAAATAGTTAATATAGCTGATATTAATAATGAAATCGACATGACTTTTTTTCTTCCAAAAAAATCTGAAAAAGATCCGGTAAATAACATTCCAATTGCCATTGTTATTGTAGTAGCTGAAAGCGAAATACTACTTTGTGATGGAGTTAAATGAAACTCTTTAGAAAAAATCGGTAAAATAGGTTGTACGCAGTACAAAATAGAAAATGTAGAAAATCCAGCAAAAAAAAAAGATAATGCTATTTTTATAAATTTTTTAGTGTTTCTCTTTACTAATTCTTTTTTTGATGTAAGTGTTTTTTTTTCTGAAAAATTAATTATTTTATTTTTTTTAAATGTTGATTTAAAATCTATTTCTTTTTTATTTTTGATTAAATTAAACAAAATTAACTCCTAAATTAAATTTTAATATATTAATAAAAATTAAATTGACTAACTTAATTGCTGCTAATTTAAAAGTAAATAATTTTTTATTATTAAATACATTTATATGAATTTCATTTATATTTTTTTAAAAAAATAAGTTAATATTTTTTTAACTAAATTATGATTTATTATAAATGAATTACTCCATCATAAACATGTTCTGCTGGACCAACCATATATATATATCCATCTTCTTTTTTCCAAAAAATTTCTAATTTTCCACCTATTAATTCTACTGTAACTCTATCTAATAATAAATTTTGTTTAATTCCTATAGCAACAGCTGCACAGGCTCCACTTCCACAAGATTTTGTTTCTTTTGATCCTCGTTCATATACTCTTAATTTAATTTTTTTTGAATTAATAATTTCCATAAAACCTACATTTACGCTATTTGGAAAAAATTTATTTTTCTGTATTAAAGGTGATAAACTATTAACAAGTGTTGTATTAATGTTTTTAACAGAAATAACACAATGAGGATTTCCCATTGAAACTGCGCCAAAATAGATTTTTTTTTCTTTAATTAATAAAGAATATTTTTTTTTAAATTTTTTAGTTAATATTGGAATATTACACGGTTTAAAATCAGGTTTTCCCATATTTACTTTTATAAGTTTATTTTTTAAAATACTTAAAACTAAAATTCCTTTTTTTGTACTGACTAAAATTTTTTTATTTTTTGTAAAACCTTTTAAATATAGAAAATGAGCAAAACAACGTGCTCCATTACCACACTGTTCTACTTCTTTTCCATCCGCATTAAAAATTCTATAATTAAAATCAATTCCAGATTGAAAAGATTTTTCAACAAAAAGTAATTGATCAAAACCTATCCCTGTATAACGATTAGATAAAACTTGAATCTTTTCAGAATCTAAATGAACGTTTTGTGTAATATTTTCAATTATTACAAAATCATTACTTAATCCATGCATTTTTGAAAAATTAATTTTCATATTTTTTTCTTATTATTATTTATAAAGTTATCAAAACTATATTATTTATTTTTTAAATTCTTTAAGTATTATAATTACTATTTATCAATAGAGAAAGAAATTGGTGCCTATAACTGAAAAATGTTTTTAATACCCCGAAAAAAATAAATTTTTTGTAACTAAAAAAAATTTTTGATTTTAAAAAAAATAAATACTTGTGAACTATTTTTGATTATACTGTAATTAATGATTAAAAAATTTTACAAATAAAATTTATATATTTATATAAATTAAATTATTTAAAATAATTAAAAAAATATTTAAAAAATATTTTTTTATATATTCCAAAATTTTTTTTTATTTTTTTAAAAATTTTTTTAAAAAACATAAAGTTTTTCAAACCAAATTGAATTTTTATTTATAAATAAAAAATTACTTTTACAATATTTATCTAAAAAATGACTATTAATTTATTAAAAAAAAAAATAAGGATAGCTACTAGAAAGAGCCCTCTTGCTCTATTTCAAGCTATGTATGTTAAAAAAAAGTTAATTTCTATTTTTCCAAATTTATTAATTACTATTATTCCTATAATTACTCATGGTGATAAATTTTTAAATGCTTCTTTTATCAAATCCAATGGGAAGGGAGTATTTATTAAAGAATTAGAAATAGCATTGCTTCAAAATAAAGCAGATATTGCTATTCATTCAGTAAAAGATATTCCTATGAATATTCATAAAAATTTAAGTTTAGCTTGTATTTGTAAAAGAGATAATCCTCTGGATGCTCTTATATCAAAGAATTATAAAAATATTAATGAACTTCCGAAAAATGCTGTAATAGGTACATCTAGTTTAAGGAGAAAATTTCAACTTATGAATTATCGTCAAGATTTAATTATCTCTCCTTTAAGAGGAAATATTGAAACTAGATTAAAAAAATTAGATAAAGGAAAATATGATGCTATTGTTTTAGCTGCTGCAGGATTAAAAAGATTAGGGTTACAAAAGAGAATCTCTTATTTGATACCTCCAGAACTATCTCTTCCGCCTTGTGGACAAGGCGCTATTGGTATTGAATGCAGAATAAAAGATAGAGATCTTATAACTATTTTAGAAAAAATACATCATTATAAAAGTAAAATTTTAATTCAAGCTGAAAGAGCTTTCTGTAAGAAATTATTGATAGGTTGTCAACTTCCTGTAGGAAGTTATGCTATTTTAAAAAAAGAAAAAATATGGTTAAGAACTTTTATTAGTTCTTTTGATGGAAAAGATATAATTAAAGGAGAGAAAATCGGTTCGGTAAACGACGCTAAAAAAATAGGTTATGGATTAGCATCTGAATTACTAAAAAAAGGAGCAAAAAAAATTTTACGTTAATAATTAATTTTTTTAAAAAATATGAAAATATTAATAACTCGACCTTCTTCTGAAGGAGAAAAATTAGTTAAATATTTATCTAAATTTAAAATTTTAGCTTATAATTTTCCATTAATAGATTTTTTTCCTTTACCAGACTTAAATATTTTTTTAAAAGAAATAAATTTTTTTAAAAAGAATGACATTCTATGTGCTTTATCTAAAAAGTCAGTTTTTTATGCTTCTAAATTTTTAAAAGAAAAAAAAATGGTTTGGCCAAATAATATTTCTTATTACGCTATTGGACATAGCACAGCTATTAGCTTAGCATATCATGCTAAAAAAAATGTACAATTTCCATTAATTCAAGAGAATAGTGAAAATTTATTTCATTTAATATCCAAAGAAAAAATAAATAATAAAAAAATTATTATTTTAAAAGCATTTTCTTCTTTAAATATATTAGAAAAAAAACTTAAAATGAAAGGAGCAAAAGTTAAAGTTATAAATTGTTATAAAAGTATTTCAAAATATAAAAAAAAAGAAAAAAAATTTAAGAATTTTAAATTTGATGTAATTATCATTACAAGCACATTAATATTAAAAGAATTATATAATTTTTTTTTAATAGAAAATAAAAAAGATTGGATATTAAACTGTATAATGTTAGTTATTAGTAATAGAATAGCAAATAAAGCTAGGAGTTTTGGTTGGAAAAAAATTATTATTACTAATAGTATTCAAGGTAAAGAAATTAAAAAAATAATATCAAAAATAAAAAATAATTTTGATCGGCGAAAGAGGATTTGAACCTCTGACCTACTGGTCCCAAACCAGTTGCGCTACCAAGCTGCGCTACTCGCCGAACATAAAAAATTATTTTTTATTTTGTTTATACTTTTTTAAGTAAATTGGGGTGGTTAATGGGGGTTGAACCCATGACCGCTGGAATCACAATCCAGAGCTCTACCAACTGAGCTATAACCACCAAATTTTTTCTTTTGCGCCTGACAGGATTTGAACCTGATACCTCTACCTTCGGAGGGTAGTGCTCTATCCAACTGAGCTACAGGCGCGTAGCTACAGTTTTATTATATTTATTTAAAAAATAAATAAAAAAATTAAACAAATTACATTGTACTATTTGTTGATATCAATGTCTAATATATTTTTTTAAAAAATAAAAATATTTATTTTATAAATATTTTTTTATTACAATTTTAAAGAAGTAATATTCATATCTAGTTAGTATTACCGCTATACTATAAAATTTTTTATTAAGATCTTTTCATCATATCAAAAAACTCATTGTTTGTTTTTGTCATAGATAATTTGTCAATTAAAAATTCCATGGCATCAATTTCACTCATCGGATGAATAATTTTTCTTAAAATCCACATTTTTTGTAACTCATCAGGAACTGTTAATAATTCTTCTTTTCTAGTACCGGAACGATTATAATCAATTGCCGGAAAAACTCTTTTTTCAGCTATTTTTCTAGACAATGGTAACTCCATATTTCCAGTGCCTTTAAATTCTTCATAAATTACTTCATCCATTTTAGATCCTGTATCAACTAAAGCCGTTGCAATAATTGTTAAACTACCTCCTTCTTCTACATTTCTAGCAGCACCAAAAAAACGTTTGGGACGATGTAAAGCATTAGCATCGACTCCACCTGTTAAAACTTTTCCAGAAGCAGGAACAACTGTATTATATGCTCTAGCTAATCTAGTAATAGAATCTAAAAGAATAATAACATCTTTTTTATGTTCCACTAGTCGTTTAGCTTTTTCAATTACCATCTCTGCAACTTGGACATGTCTTGAAGCTGGTTCATCGAATGTTGATGCCACTACTTCTCCTTTAACTAATCGTTGCATCTCTGTAACTTCTTCTGGTCTCTCATCAATCAATAAAACCATTAATAAACAATCTGAATGATTATAAGCAATACTTTGAGCTATATTTTGTAAAAGCATAGTTTTTCCAGCTTTAGGCGGAGCTACTATTAATCCTCTTTGTCCTCTTCCAATTGGAGAGGCTAAATCAAGAACTCGGGCTGTTAAATCTTCTTTTGATCCATTTCCTCTTTCCATACGTAAACGAGAATTAGCATGTAGAGGAGTTAAATTTTCAAATAAAATTTTGCTACGAGAATTTTCGGGTTTATCAAAATTAACTAAATTTACTTTTAAAAGAGCAAAGTAACGTTCTCCTTCCTTTGGAGGACGTATTTTTCCAGAAATAGTATCTCCTGTACGTAAATTAAATCTTCTTATTTGACTTGGAGAAACATATATATCATCGGGTCCAGCTAAATAAGAACTATCTGCAGAACGTAAAAATCCGAATCCGTCCTGTAATATCTCTAAAACACCATTCCCGAATATATCTTCTCCACTTTTTGAATGCTGTTTTAGGATAGAAAAAATGATATCTTGCTTGCGCATACGTGCTAAATTTTCCAATCCTATTTTTTCGCCAAGAGTAATTAGTTCAGAAACTGGCGTGTTTTTTAATTCGGTAAGGTTCATAATGATGGATGCTTAAAAACTTGAAGTAAATATTTTGAAGTTTTTACTACGAAAAGTTTTATTTTTTAAATAAGTAAGCATTTTTGAAAGTAAAAAATATTTTTTTTAAGATTAATTTTTTACATATTTTTTTTTAATTTAAAATTTAAATT
Coding sequences within it:
- the hslV gene encoding ATP-dependent protease subunit HslV is translated as MTTILSIRVKNQVVIGGDGQATLGNTIMKSNVKKVRGLYKEKIIAGFAGSTADAFTLFELFEKKLSMYQGQLQRAAIELAKDWRTDRILRKLEALLAVANEECSLIISGNGDVIQPEDDLIAIGSGGPYAQAAAKALIENTSLNAEEIVRKSLNIAANICIYTNHTFTIKTLHSKKVGSSICQK
- the hemC gene encoding hydroxymethylbilane synthase, with protein sequence MTINLLKKKIRIATRKSPLALFQAMYVKKKLISIFPNLLITIIPIITHGDKFLNASFIKSNGKGVFIKELEIALLQNKADIAIHSVKDIPMNIHKNLSLACICKRDNPLDALISKNYKNINELPKNAVIGTSSLRRKFQLMNYRQDLIISPLRGNIETRLKKLDKGKYDAIVLAAAGLKRLGLQKRISYLIPPELSLPPCGQGAIGIECRIKDRDLITILEKIHHYKSKILIQAERAFCKKLLIGCQLPVGSYAILKKEKIWLRTFISSFDGKDIIKGEKIGSVNDAKKIGYGLASELLKKGAKKILR
- the rho gene encoding transcription termination factor Rho, which encodes MNLTELKNTPVSELITLGEKIGLENLARMRKQDIIFSILKQHSKSGEDIFGNGVLEILQDGFGFLRSADSSYLAGPDDIYVSPSQIRRFNLRTGDTISGKIRPPKEGERYFALLKVNLVNFDKPENSRSKILFENLTPLHANSRLRMERGNGSKEDLTARVLDLASPIGRGQRGLIVAPPKAGKTMLLQNIAQSIAYNHSDCLLMVLLIDERPEEVTEMQRLVKGEVVASTFDEPASRHVQVAEMVIEKAKRLVEHKKDVIILLDSITRLARAYNTVVPASGKVLTGGVDANALHRPKRFFGAARNVEEGGSLTIIATALVDTGSKMDEVIYEEFKGTGNMELPLSRKIAEKRVFPAIDYNRSGTRKEELLTVPDELQKMWILRKIIHPMSEIDAMEFLIDKLSMTKTNNEFFDMMKRS
- the dapF gene encoding diaminopimelate epimerase, whose translation is MNFSKMHGLSNDFVIIENITQNVHLDSEKIQVLSNRYTGIGFDQLLFVEKSFQSGIDFNYRIFNADGKEVEQCGNGARCFAHFLYLKGFTKNKKILVSTKKGILVLSILKNKLIKVNMGKPDFKPCNIPILTKKFKKKYSLLIKEKKIYFGAVSMGNPHCVISVKNINTTLVNSLSPLIQKNKFFPNSVNVGFMEIINSKKIKLRVYERGSKETKSCGSGACAAVAIGIKQNLLLDRVTVELIGGKLEIFWKKEDGYIYMVGPAEHVYDGVIHL
- a CDS encoding MFS transporter; the protein is MFNLIKNKKEIDFKSTFKKNKIINFSEKKTLTSKKELVKRNTKKFIKIALSFFFAGFSTFSILYCVQPILPIFSKEFHLTPSQSSISLSATTITMAIGMLFTGSFSDFFGRKKVMSISLLISAILTILCSAVNNWHEIIIMRLLIGLALSGVTAVGMSYLSEEIYPNDLSFSIGLYISGNTFGGFIGRFLSAIIGNYFSWRIVFLIIGFFSLISTIIFLLMLPKSKNFKSVSLNYISFINSFLFHLKDRALIILFIIGFILMGSFITLFNYIGYRLMVSPFFLDPNLISLLSVVYLTGVYTSPKAGTLINRYNRSTILIFSFFIMIIGLIVTQFNNYLSIFLGLTLFSGSFFSAHSIASSSIGYRVKEAKGQASSMYLISYYFGASILGTIGGLFWLFGCWIGVSIFVLNLLLIGIYLSFKLKKY
- a CDS encoding FAD-binding oxidoreductase → MTEWIKAKILKIKKWNHNLFSIILKASISPFIPGQYTKLLLNKDDRIQRAYSYVNSSSNSNLEFYIVLVPNGKMTSFLYNLKVNEEISISKKSFGFFTTREIPKKDILWMFATGTAIGPYLSILQEKKEVFQFKKIVLIYAVRYYEDLNYLYLIKKIQRKYENKFHFISITSRKKNTNSLFGRIPQLIENKLIEKRIGLNITKETSHIMLCGNPEMVKETILLLQKTRNMKKHLRRKPGEITSENYW
- the hslU gene encoding HslU--HslV peptidase ATPase subunit, with the protein product MSEMTPLEIVLELNKFIIGQKKAKRAVAIALRNRWRRMQLNHELRHEITPKNILMIGPTGVGKTEIARRLAKLANAPFIKVEATKFTEVGYVGKEVDSIIRDLTDTAIKLIKTKVIEINKEKVKERAEARILEVLVPTPKSNWEKPGDTLRPTATIELFRKRLQEGKLDEKEIEINISNTPIGVEIMAPPGMEELTSQLQSLFHNISGKKISTKKLKIKDALKLLTEEEATKLVNPEEIKKEAINSVEQNGIVFIDEIDKICKRNNAAGLDISREGVQRDLLPLVEGCTVSTKYGMVKTDHILFIASGAFQTCTPSDLIPELQGRLPIRVELNALTIDDFENILTKPKASITMQYTALMKTEGVNVTFTKEGIKKIAEAAWKVNESMENIGARRLHTVMERLMEEISFFANEKNGESIIIDVNYVSKHLDKLIGNEDLSRFIL
- a CDS encoding uroporphyrinogen-III synthase, with translation MKILITRPSSEGEKLVKYLSKFKILAYNFPLIDFFPLPDLNIFLKEINFFKKNDILCALSKKSVFYASKFLKEKKMVWPNNISYYAIGHSTAISLAYHAKKNVQFPLIQENSENLFHLISKEKINNKKIIILKAFSSLNILEKKLKMKGAKVKVINCYKSISKYKKKEKKFKNFKFDVIIITSTLILKELYNFFLIENKKDWILNCIMLVISNRIANKARSFGWKKIIITNSIQGKEIKKIISKIKNNFDRRKRI
- a CDS encoding class I SAM-dependent methyltransferase — its product is MVYIENNSNEKCLKFIKEKWKLKHNPASLIKLIINPLRIELKHRYFSNLGTICVDFNKKSISYRANLATRNSEAIAKAVGLKKNYFPFIIDATAGLGQDAFILSKLGCKVHMFERNPIVALLLFDGLKRAYNNLKFGSWLKKRLFFSYSSSFRMKKILLKRPDVIYLDPMFAIKKKALSKKEMNLLKFFVGKDSDAIDLLNFSFSYAKHRIVIKRPRSLPPFFSKKVINSIITNKYRFDIYPPQKSI
- the epmA gene encoding elongation factor P--(R)-beta-lysine ligase, with translation MKKKIQWFPNTSIDILIKRSLIISKIRNFFSKLSVLEVETPILNKYPVTDPNLSQFVSTYFLPNKEKKYDLWLSTSPEYYMKRLLAAGSGPIYQISHSFRNEEIGNFHNPEFTMLEWYQPGYLMHDLILEVIKLLKLIFKCKKVDVISYQNIFLKYFKIDPLSVSIKTLKNIAKKLGITNLIILTKNINNLLEILFMKRIEPKIGKKYPICIYHFPRAQAALSAININDNRVADRFEFFFKGIELGNGFYELTDAKEQKKRFQIDNKKRIELGLPKSILDLDFLNALEKGKFPKCSGMALGIDRLIMLALKQKKIQDVIAFDLNK